A genomic segment from Burkholderia plantarii encodes:
- a CDS encoding cupin domain-containing protein: protein MASETVKTKSVVSVGSKIRSLRRRQGRTLGDIATAAQLSQSFLSQVERDRASPSLTSLVSIAKALGVPVSYFVDTPIEEGCVRRRKDLQYFAFADSTDLFARLSNPSSDRQLEAILVRMPPGERPSEVTTHAGEEFVHVLSGEVTITLEGKSFVLGVGDSAHYEAMVSHSWTNTRADEAVLVWVGTPRLF from the coding sequence ATGGCTTCGGAAACCGTCAAAACAAAGAGCGTTGTCTCCGTCGGCAGCAAGATCCGCTCACTTCGCCGACGCCAGGGCCGAACGCTGGGCGACATCGCGACCGCCGCGCAGCTTTCCCAATCCTTTCTCTCGCAAGTCGAGCGCGACCGGGCCAGCCCATCCCTCACTTCGCTTGTGAGCATCGCGAAGGCGTTGGGCGTGCCCGTCAGCTATTTCGTCGATACACCGATCGAGGAAGGCTGCGTGCGTCGTCGTAAGGATCTGCAGTATTTCGCCTTCGCCGATTCCACCGATCTGTTCGCGCGCTTGTCTAATCCGTCGAGCGACCGCCAGCTCGAAGCGATTCTGGTACGCATGCCGCCGGGCGAGCGACCGAGCGAAGTCACCACGCACGCGGGCGAGGAGTTCGTGCATGTGCTCAGCGGGGAAGTGACGATCACGCTCGAAGGCAAATCTTTCGTGCTCGGCGTGGGCGATAGCGCGCATTACGAAGCGATGGTGTCGCATAGCTGGACAAACACGCGCGCCGACGAAGCTGTACTGGTATGGGTCGGCACGCCGCGGCTGTTTTAA
- a CDS encoding efflux RND transporter periplasmic adaptor subunit: MSPAAISRTKPIVISVVGLVVVFGLLYAWRAARSGGAEQQAMPPIPVSTIRAEPRSVAEEWQAVGSLQAVQEVLLAPDTSGRVTAVNFDAGQSVKEGTVLIQLYDAPELADRAAAVAKADFAQLQLRRSRALAPTGAESRELLEQHEADAAQAAAAVRQLDARIQQKTIRAPFSGQLGIRRIDLGQYLNAGDAIATLTQLSPLYVNFTLPQQDLPRLTSGAPVQVTVDAVPGRVFTARISAIEPRIDGETRNVTVQALLPNTDRLLKPGMYVTARLVLPATTDNIVLPLTAIQTSASGDSVVVVKGADAQGVGKAVAVPVVTGRRLGEEVLVSRGVKPGDVVVMAGQNRLPPGATVTINGTPPSATATPDAPAVASSSASAR, from the coding sequence ATGAGCCCCGCCGCTATCTCCCGTACCAAACCCATTGTCATAAGCGTTGTCGGGCTGGTCGTGGTCTTCGGCCTGCTGTATGCCTGGCGCGCTGCTCGAAGCGGCGGCGCGGAACAGCAGGCCATGCCGCCGATACCGGTCTCGACGATCCGCGCAGAGCCTCGCAGTGTGGCCGAGGAGTGGCAGGCCGTTGGCAGCTTGCAAGCCGTGCAGGAAGTGCTGTTGGCTCCCGATACCTCGGGGCGGGTGACTGCCGTCAATTTCGACGCCGGCCAGTCCGTGAAGGAAGGGACGGTGCTGATTCAGCTCTACGACGCGCCCGAACTGGCGGATCGTGCCGCCGCCGTGGCCAAAGCCGATTTCGCGCAGCTGCAACTCAGGCGTTCGCGAGCATTGGCACCTACCGGCGCCGAGTCTCGCGAATTGCTCGAACAACATGAGGCGGACGCCGCCCAGGCTGCCGCGGCAGTCCGGCAGCTGGACGCGCGGATTCAACAAAAGACGATTCGCGCGCCGTTCTCCGGTCAGTTAGGTATCCGACGGATCGACCTGGGGCAGTATCTCAATGCCGGGGATGCGATCGCCACGCTGACCCAACTCAGCCCGCTCTATGTCAACTTCACGTTGCCGCAGCAGGACTTGCCCAGGCTGACGTCGGGCGCACCGGTTCAGGTAACCGTGGATGCGGTGCCGGGGAGGGTATTCACCGCCAGGATCAGCGCCATCGAACCGCGTATCGATGGAGAAACCCGCAATGTGACCGTCCAGGCGCTGTTGCCCAATACCGACCGGTTGCTGAAACCCGGCATGTATGTGACGGCGCGGCTGGTATTGCCCGCCACGACCGACAATATCGTATTGCCGCTCACGGCGATCCAGACTTCGGCCTCGGGCGACAGCGTGGTGGTCGTGAAAGGGGCCGACGCGCAGGGAGTCGGCAAGGCGGTTGCCGTGCCGGTCGTCACCGGCCGCCGGCTCGGGGAGGAGGTTCTCGTATCCCGAGGCGTCAAGCCCGGCGACGTCGTGGTGATGGCTGGCCAGAACCGTCTGCCGCCCGGTGCAACCGTAACGATCAACGGCACGCCCCCTTCGGCAACGGCGACGCCTGATGCCCCGGCCGTTGCGTCCTCCAGCGCCAGCGCGCGGTAA